A DNA window from Antricoccus suffuscus contains the following coding sequences:
- a CDS encoding PIN domain-containing protein — MGTTEVGIVYLDSSIALRTILDVPERVRLQTWMQIPGTVHVSSRLLRTEVIRVLRRDARPLTDGAPLLDRVGMFDITRETHSVAESIERHIKTLDALHLATALLIGEQVTVASHDAAMKAVAGHLGLQVTDPVESN; from the coding sequence ATGGGGACCACTGAGGTGGGCATCGTCTACCTCGACTCCTCGATTGCGCTTCGCACCATCCTCGACGTCCCCGAGCGCGTCCGGCTGCAGACCTGGATGCAGATCCCTGGAACAGTTCATGTGTCGTCTCGGCTCTTGCGCACCGAAGTCATCCGCGTACTACGACGCGACGCCCGGCCACTGACCGACGGGGCACCACTGCTCGATCGCGTAGGCATGTTCGACATCACCCGTGAGACCCATTCGGTCGCCGAGTCCATCGAGCGCCATATCAAGACGCTCGATGCGCTTCATCTGGCGACAGCACTTCTCATCGGCGAACAGGTCACGGTCGCCAGCCATGACGCTGCCATGAAAGCCGTGGCGGGCCACCTCGGACTCCAGGTCACCGACCCGGTCGAATCGAACTGA
- a CDS encoding type II toxin-antitoxin system Phd/YefM family antitoxin, protein MDRVSKRDLNQHTASVLDRVIETGDVVVTERGVPRWRVSPFQGQDAPLGRMEHDGRYTPPTPTPAPWPSSPGGPKYTDADVDALFDEMHGDH, encoded by the coding sequence ATGGACAGAGTGAGCAAGCGCGACCTCAACCAACACACCGCATCGGTCCTCGATCGAGTGATCGAGACGGGTGATGTCGTCGTGACCGAACGCGGCGTACCTCGGTGGCGGGTCAGCCCCTTCCAAGGCCAAGATGCGCCGCTCGGCCGGATGGAACACGATGGTCGCTACACTCCGCCGACGCCGACGCCAGCGCCCTGGCCGAGCAGTCCTGGCGGTCCGAAGTACACCGACGCCGACGTTGACGCTTTGTTCGACGAGATGCATGGGGACCACTGA
- a CDS encoding alpha/beta hydrolase gives MSSLIDPVLLSLVGESRTFYARRTPGHGPTSESELLAVRAAMPIPAECQPSPSLETVSACGRSVPVRIHMPTRQAAAGVLLEIHTGGFYLGSAAGSDVRNRRLVDDLGIAVVSVDYRLAPEHPWPAATDDCETAALWLVANAEARFGTTRLAMGGLSAGSTLVATTLIRLRDRGIHAFGGAVVQCGTYDLSAQTPPGRLIADEYFLGAYAGDAPDRADPDISPIFAELTDLPPLLMVIGTEDVLLEDNLAMAARLIAAGVEVDLRVYPASPHAFTGHETSMARAALATIDEWLRDQIGATAKPAT, from the coding sequence ATGTCTTCTCTGATCGATCCGGTGCTCTTGTCGCTTGTCGGCGAGTCTCGTACGTTCTACGCACGCCGAACTCCCGGCCACGGGCCCACGAGCGAAAGTGAGCTCCTCGCTGTCCGTGCAGCGATGCCCATCCCGGCCGAGTGCCAGCCATCGCCGTCGCTGGAGACAGTGAGCGCTTGCGGGCGGAGTGTGCCCGTCCGGATCCACATGCCGACGCGCCAGGCCGCGGCGGGAGTGCTGCTGGAGATCCACACCGGCGGCTTCTACCTCGGGTCCGCCGCAGGTAGCGATGTTCGAAATCGGCGGCTCGTCGACGACCTGGGCATCGCCGTGGTGAGCGTGGACTACCGACTGGCCCCGGAGCATCCATGGCCGGCGGCGACAGACGATTGCGAGACCGCGGCGTTGTGGCTCGTCGCGAACGCCGAAGCACGGTTTGGCACGACACGATTGGCCATGGGCGGATTGTCCGCGGGCTCGACCTTGGTGGCCACGACGCTGATTCGGCTACGCGATCGGGGGATTCATGCATTCGGGGGCGCGGTCGTTCAATGCGGCACGTACGACCTCTCCGCGCAGACGCCGCCCGGGCGCCTCATCGCCGACGAGTACTTTCTCGGCGCGTATGCAGGTGACGCGCCCGATCGGGCGGACCCGGACATCTCTCCCATCTTCGCGGAGTTGACTGACCTCCCGCCGCTCCTGATGGTGATCGGCACGGAAGATGTTCTCCTCGAGGACAACCTCGCCATGGCGGCGAGGCTTATCGCAGCGGGCGTCGAAGTCGATCTGCGCGTCTATCCCGCATCGCCGCACGCCTTCACGGGGCACGAAACTTCGATGGCGCGAGCGGCCCTAGCGACCATTGACGAATGGCTTCGAGATCAGATCGGAGCGACGGCGAAGCCCGCGACGTAA
- a CDS encoding MDR family NADP-dependent oxidoreductase → MRCQSVQLTAIPTGAATAQNFGVFDAEVDDPGDGQVLVGLRRLGLNAGLAHRLGGKGTAYGPGIGVGDVPASDAVVEVLRSSDQQFVPGDLAVGKSPWCTAAVVDADQLRKIDKAASNEDLNARLTILGHVGLTAYTGMIHVGEVTPEDIVCVSGAAGGVGSCAVQFAKARGATVIGVAGSADKVAMLTDDLGADRAINRHAGPAVDLLRAAAPEGIDLYYDNVGGEQLEAALDVLNFGGRVVICGAVSGGSGSGGPANFRNVIYQEITIRGFTVTAHEDLRERFESEVGRWLREDKVRSIHTVFDGINRVPEAFESLLSGTSSGRVIVSVPSQRE, encoded by the coding sequence ATGCGATGCCAATCAGTGCAATTGACCGCGATACCCACCGGAGCCGCGACGGCACAGAATTTTGGCGTCTTTGACGCTGAGGTGGATGATCCGGGCGACGGGCAGGTGCTGGTAGGGCTTCGGCGGCTCGGACTGAATGCCGGGCTGGCTCACCGCCTCGGCGGGAAGGGCACCGCTTATGGGCCGGGAATCGGGGTCGGTGACGTTCCAGCCAGCGATGCCGTGGTCGAGGTACTCAGATCCAGCGATCAGCAGTTCGTGCCGGGCGATCTGGCCGTAGGCAAATCGCCATGGTGTACAGCAGCCGTCGTCGACGCCGATCAACTACGCAAGATCGACAAGGCCGCGTCAAATGAGGATCTCAACGCGCGCCTGACGATTCTTGGTCACGTCGGCCTCACCGCTTACACCGGCATGATCCACGTCGGCGAGGTCACCCCCGAGGACATCGTCTGCGTCTCCGGCGCTGCCGGCGGGGTCGGTAGCTGCGCGGTGCAGTTCGCGAAGGCGCGCGGCGCGACGGTCATCGGCGTCGCCGGATCAGCTGACAAGGTCGCGATGCTCACCGACGACCTCGGCGCCGATCGTGCCATCAACAGGCACGCGGGTCCCGCTGTCGACCTGTTGCGGGCGGCGGCACCGGAGGGAATCGACCTGTATTACGACAACGTCGGGGGAGAGCAACTTGAGGCGGCGCTCGATGTGCTGAACTTCGGCGGCCGGGTGGTGATCTGCGGAGCGGTATCGGGTGGATCGGGTTCCGGAGGTCCGGCGAACTTCCGAAACGTCATCTACCAAGAGATCACCATTCGAGGTTTTACGGTCACCGCGCACGAGGACCTACGCGAACGATTTGAGTCCGAGGTCGGCCGGTGGTTGCGCGAGGACAAGGTCCGCAGTATCCACACTGTCTTCGATGGAATAAACCGGGTGCCCGAGGCTTTCGAGTCGTTGTTGAGCGGCACCAGTTCCGGTCGGGTGATTGTCTCGGTGCCGTCCCAGCGAGAGTAG
- a CDS encoding NADPH:quinone reductase has translation MRAAYIERFGGPDSIRYGALPVPAIGPREVLVSAEAMAVNHVDRFVRSAAYRTPVTFPFVIGRDLVGTITAVGADVTQFGTGDRVWCNSLGYAGRQGSFSEYVGVPEDRAYPLPDGIDPVEAVSVLHTLATAYLGLCREGSIATGDTVFIGGAGGGVGSSAVQLAAERGARVLASAAPDDFEWVRSCGADEVFDYHNDAIADLLHERNPSGFDLYWDCSGHHDFVHTIPLMAMRGCIIVAAGLSSADPVPTGALYTHDLSLRGFAISNASVEDLRAAAEFINTSFRTRGVNTRIGRILPLKDAAEAHRLLETESTRALGGKIVIRP, from the coding sequence ATGCGGGCCGCCTACATCGAGCGCTTCGGCGGGCCCGACAGCATCCGCTACGGCGCATTGCCCGTCCCGGCCATAGGGCCCCGCGAGGTATTGGTATCCGCTGAAGCGATGGCCGTCAACCACGTCGACCGGTTTGTCCGCTCGGCTGCTTATCGGACTCCCGTCACGTTTCCCTTCGTTATCGGACGTGACCTCGTCGGCACGATCACCGCGGTCGGCGCGGACGTGACGCAGTTCGGCACTGGCGACCGGGTCTGGTGCAACAGCCTCGGATACGCCGGCCGACAAGGCTCATTCAGCGAGTACGTCGGCGTACCCGAGGACCGCGCCTATCCCCTACCCGACGGAATCGATCCCGTCGAAGCGGTCAGTGTGCTGCACACGTTGGCTACGGCGTACCTCGGTCTATGCCGGGAAGGATCAATAGCGACCGGGGACACGGTCTTTATCGGTGGTGCCGGGGGCGGCGTGGGCTCGTCCGCCGTACAGCTCGCCGCTGAGCGCGGCGCGAGAGTGCTCGCCAGCGCAGCTCCGGATGACTTTGAGTGGGTCCGCTCGTGCGGTGCGGACGAGGTTTTCGATTATCACAATGACGCGATCGCGGATTTACTGCACGAGCGAAACCCATCCGGATTCGATCTATATTGGGATTGTTCTGGCCACCACGACTTTGTTCACACCATTCCGCTGATGGCCATGCGCGGATGCATCATCGTCGCGGCGGGGCTGTCCTCGGCCGATCCGGTGCCGACCGGAGCGCTCTACACCCACGATCTCAGCCTCCGTGGATTCGCGATCAGTAATGCCTCCGTCGAGGACTTGCGCGCTGCCGCAGAGTTCATCAACACATCGTTCAGGACGCGCGGGGTCAACACTCGAATTGGCCGCATCCTGCCGCTGAAGGATGCGGCCGAAGCGCATCGGCTCCTGGAAACCGAGTCCACGCGCGCGTTGGGCGGCAAGATCGTCATCCGTCCTTGA